The Brockia lithotrophica genome window below encodes:
- a CDS encoding DegV family protein, with protein sequence MGERIAWIIDSTSNIDPEFARANDVHIVYLSVVFGEKAYRENLDIGEEEFLRRLREERVLPTTTQPTIGEFVELYTRLKASYDLGIAVHISSGLSGTWATSVKAAEMVGFPLYAVDSKMTVHPMVWILEEGMRLHRAGKPVEVVVRWMNEVASRLRALFVVDDISHLHRGGRLTRAEYIVGSLLRIKPIITFEDGKLVPFDKERTFARAKARVFAELDRALADVDFARVGVIHCAMAEEASRWVEDLRGRYGDKVELVLRTFPPVIAAHVGPGTVGFGWYTLSAAERAGEIG encoded by the coding sequence ATGGGCGAGCGCATCGCGTGGATCATCGATTCCACGTCGAACATCGACCCCGAATTCGCCCGCGCGAACGACGTGCACATCGTCTACTTGTCCGTCGTCTTTGGAGAAAAGGCCTACCGGGAAAACCTCGACATCGGCGAAGAGGAATTCCTCCGCCGCCTCCGAGAAGAGCGCGTCCTGCCGACGACGACCCAACCTACGATCGGGGAATTCGTAGAGCTCTACACGCGCCTCAAAGCCTCCTACGACCTAGGCATCGCCGTCCACATTTCCTCTGGCTTAAGCGGAACTTGGGCGACTTCGGTGAAGGCAGCGGAGATGGTCGGGTTTCCCCTCTACGCCGTGGACTCCAAGATGACTGTCCACCCCATGGTATGGATCCTCGAAGAGGGGATGCGCCTTCACCGGGCGGGAAAGCCCGTGGAAGTCGTCGTCCGCTGGATGAACGAGGTGGCGTCGCGCCTGCGCGCCCTCTTCGTCGTAGACGACATCTCCCATTTGCACCGCGGAGGCCGCCTCACGCGTGCGGAGTACATCGTAGGTTCACTCCTCCGCATCAAGCCGATCATCACCTTTGAGGACGGGAAACTCGTCCCGTTCGACAAGGAACGAACGTTCGCCCGTGCGAAGGCGCGCGTGTTTGCAGAACTTGACCGCGCTTTGGCAGATGTCGATTTCGCCCGCGTGGGTGTGATCCACTGCGCCATGGCAGAAGAGGCGAGCCGCTGGGTAGAAGATTTGCGGGGGCGTTACGGCGACAAAGTCGAGCTCGTCCTCCGCACGTTTCCGCCGGTCATCGCCGCACACGTAGGTCCGGGGACCGTGGGGTTCGGGTGGTATACCTTGAGTGCTGCCGAACGGGCAGGTGAGATCGGCTGA
- a CDS encoding GGDEF domain-containing protein has product MEPGVLSLACLGGGALALAAGGALTWNLWREEAEVYARLHRLLAELHSSPDEERFVARAFAEFEKIFPFDFSLYLSEGDECYVGKHADALGWGRDREGVFCRELQSRVLESGSLSRGQVRRFLLQTVVGPYAVLAARWEDGGTLVFLRPSFRPFTSREERRLRFAARLLEDVLVRVRHLLEEEAETQRDALTGFLLFGPFREIGERVLRAARERGEQVSLLLLDIDFFKRFNDTYGHEMGNELLRQLAALLKGMTRKEDVLARYGGEEFLVLLPRTDHAAALRVAERLRGGVARLELPSPTPDLDPPRVTVSIGVATFPEHADDVAGLIHRADRAMYLGAKRRGRNRIASANQAPP; this is encoded by the coding sequence ATGGAACCCGGAGTGCTTTCTCTAGCGTGTTTGGGCGGGGGAGCTCTGGCGCTTGCCGCAGGGGGAGCCCTTACGTGGAACCTTTGGCGAGAAGAGGCAGAGGTATACGCACGCCTGCACCGCCTTCTTGCGGAACTTCACTCCTCCCCCGACGAAGAGAGGTTTGTCGCGCGGGCCTTTGCGGAGTTCGAGAAGATCTTTCCCTTCGATTTTTCTCTCTACCTTTCCGAAGGCGACGAGTGCTACGTCGGGAAGCACGCGGACGCCCTCGGGTGGGGGAGAGACCGCGAAGGGGTTTTCTGCCGCGAATTGCAGTCTCGAGTTCTCGAAAGCGGGAGCTTAAGCCGCGGCCAAGTCCGGCGTTTCCTCCTTCAAACCGTCGTAGGCCCTTACGCTGTCCTCGCCGCCCGGTGGGAAGATGGGGGTACGCTCGTCTTTTTGCGCCCGTCTTTCCGCCCGTTCACGTCTCGCGAAGAGCGGCGTTTGCGCTTTGCGGCCCGACTTCTGGAGGACGTCCTCGTCCGGGTACGCCACCTACTCGAGGAAGAAGCCGAAACGCAGCGCGATGCCCTCACGGGATTTCTCCTCTTCGGCCCCTTCCGCGAGATCGGCGAACGCGTGCTTCGGGCGGCGCGTGAGCGGGGCGAGCAGGTGAGCCTCCTCCTCCTCGACATCGACTTCTTCAAGCGCTTTAACGACACGTACGGGCACGAGATGGGGAACGAACTTCTCCGCCAGCTTGCAGCGCTCCTCAAGGGAATGACGCGCAAGGAAGACGTCCTCGCCCGATACGGGGGAGAGGAGTTCCTCGTACTTTTGCCACGAACGGACCACGCTGCGGCGTTGCGCGTCGCCGAGCGCCTGCGCGGCGGGGTGGCCCGACTCGAGCTTCCCTCTCCCACCCCCGATCTCGATCCGCCCCGGGTGACGGTGTCTATCGGGGTTGCCACGTTTCCCGAACATGCCGATGACGTTGCCGGCCTCATCCACCGTGCCGACCGGGCCATGTACCTGGGGGCGAAGCGCCGGGGCCGCAACCGCATCGCCAGCGCAAACCAAGCTCCACCGTGA
- a CDS encoding response regulator: MNERITILLADDHALFREGLRHILGQEEGFTIVGEARSGHEAVDKAALLTPDVVLMDINMPEMNGIEATRKIRALQLPTRVIVLSIHDDEEYVRRALLAGADGYLLKEIDAQTLVSAVRAVHAGGAYLHPRLAGYVIAELRRLSLQERPARASSAPSPAERDSVLGERWERLTARERDILLLMAEGLSNGEIGKRLGISEKTVKNHLASIRIKLNISERTKLAIEALHYVRRVGESDAAGKT, from the coding sequence GTGAATGAGCGCATTACGATCCTCTTGGCGGACGACCACGCCCTCTTCCGCGAGGGGTTGCGCCACATCTTGGGCCAGGAAGAGGGATTTACGATCGTGGGGGAAGCCCGAAGCGGCCACGAGGCCGTAGACAAGGCGGCGCTTCTCACCCCCGACGTCGTCCTCATGGACATCAACATGCCGGAAATGAACGGAATCGAGGCCACGCGTAAGATCCGAGCCCTGCAACTTCCCACGCGCGTGATCGTGCTCTCCATTCACGACGACGAGGAGTACGTGCGACGCGCTTTGCTTGCCGGGGCGGACGGCTACCTCCTCAAGGAGATCGACGCCCAGACGCTCGTCTCCGCCGTGCGCGCCGTACACGCCGGGGGTGCGTACCTCCATCCGCGGCTCGCCGGGTACGTGATCGCTGAGCTTCGCCGTCTTTCGCTTCAAGAGCGCCCGGCGCGCGCGAGCAGCGCTCCTTCTCCCGCCGAACGAGATTCTGTCCTTGGAGAACGATGGGAACGCCTAACCGCGCGCGAGCGCGACATCCTCCTCCTCATGGCCGAAGGGCTGTCCAACGGGGAGATCGGCAAACGGCTCGGGATCAGCGAAAAGACGGTCAAGAACCACCTTGCGAGCATTCGGATCAAGTTGAACATCAGCGAGCGAACCAAGCTCGCCATCGAAGCCCTCCACTACGTCCGCCGCGTCGGCGAAAGCGACGCCGCGGGCAAGACGTGA
- a CDS encoding sensor histidine kinase: MEEGTFPALETLERILDHTVRTMEAAKAQVFDIAEQAREESRTVEEELAKLKREIEFLIAENDRREREYRKLRQRLVEVSRNFSRYSERDIREAYEAASEMLATLQFGQEREKLLRKRRDELEQRYKNLLRTIDKAESILLQMSVVLDYLKGDLARMSEAVQSALSRQLFGFKVIEAQEEERRRIARDIHDGPAQSLALALLKVELVERRIREGDAALAAEELRSLREILRAALADVRKVIYDLRPMHLDDLGLVSALSKHLEMYRREGFPAVELHVVGEEQRLSGPVEIALFRIVQEAVANAIKHAEARNVSVEIAFLPHVVRATVADDGRGFVPEKVRDGRGTYGLMGIVERAKLVGGKANVLSEPGRGTIVTVEIPRDVGE, from the coding sequence ATGGAGGAAGGGACGTTTCCTGCCCTGGAAACGCTGGAGCGCATCCTCGACCACACCGTGCGCACGATGGAGGCGGCAAAGGCCCAGGTCTTCGACATCGCGGAGCAGGCGCGGGAAGAAAGCCGGACCGTCGAAGAGGAACTCGCAAAGCTCAAGCGGGAGATCGAGTTCCTCATCGCCGAAAACGACCGACGCGAGCGGGAATACCGCAAGCTCCGCCAGCGCCTCGTCGAGGTGAGCAGGAACTTTTCCCGCTACTCGGAACGCGACATCCGCGAGGCGTACGAGGCGGCGAGCGAGATGCTCGCGACGCTCCAGTTCGGACAGGAACGCGAAAAGCTCCTGCGAAAGCGCCGTGACGAGCTCGAACAGCGGTACAAGAACCTCTTGCGCACGATCGACAAGGCGGAGTCCATCCTCCTCCAGATGAGCGTGGTGCTCGACTATCTCAAGGGCGACCTCGCGCGCATGTCCGAGGCAGTTCAGTCGGCCCTTTCGCGGCAGCTCTTCGGGTTTAAGGTAATCGAGGCGCAGGAAGAAGAACGGCGTCGTATAGCCCGCGACATTCACGACGGCCCCGCCCAAAGTTTGGCCCTCGCCCTGCTCAAGGTCGAACTGGTGGAAAGGCGAATCCGCGAAGGCGATGCCGCCCTCGCCGCAGAGGAGTTGCGTTCTCTCCGGGAAATCTTGCGCGCCGCCCTCGCCGACGTGCGCAAGGTGATTTACGACCTAAGGCCCATGCATCTCGACGACCTTGGCCTCGTTTCCGCCCTATCCAAGCATTTGGAGATGTACCGACGTGAGGGGTTTCCTGCCGTGGAACTCCACGTCGTCGGCGAAGAGCAACGCCTGTCCGGTCCCGTGGAGATCGCCTTGTTTCGCATCGTGCAAGAGGCGGTGGCCAATGCGATCAAGCATGCAGAGGCGCGGAACGTCTCCGTGGAGATCGCGTTTCTCCCCCACGTCGTTCGGGCAACGGTAGCCGACGACGGAAGGGGGTTCGTACCCGAAAAGGTGCGGGATGGGCGGGGGACGTACGGACTCATGGGAATCGTCGAACGCGCAAAGCTCGTCGGTGGGAAGGCCAACGTCCTGAGCGAGCCCGGCCGCGGGACAATCGTGACGGTGGAGATCCCGAGGGACGTCGGCGAATGA
- the metK gene encoding methionine adenosyltransferase, whose product MDTGERHYFTSESVTEGHPDKLCDQISDAVLDAYLREDPFARVACETVATGGLVFIFGEISSKARVDVANIARQVIHEVGYTDPAYGCDATSCAVLVSLKEQSPDIAMGVDRAWEARDRGAEDEAERIGAGDQGMVFGFAVNETPTLMPLPIDLAHRLARRLAEVRKSGLLAYLRPDGKTQVTVEYEGHRPVRIDTVVISAQHDPDVPYEVLKEDLLEHVVGPVIPREFLDERTRFFINPTGRFVIGGPQGDAGLTGRKVIVDTYGGYARHGGGAFSGKDPTKVDRSAAYAARYVAKNIVAAGLADRAEVQISYAIGVAHPISIRVDTYGTGRIPDAKLVELVREHFDLRPGAIIRDFDLRRPIYRNLAAYGHFGREDLDVPWERTDRAEVLRRAAEAWLSARGGR is encoded by the coding sequence GTGGACACGGGTGAACGGCACTACTTCACCTCCGAGTCCGTCACCGAGGGCCATCCCGACAAACTCTGTGATCAGATTTCCGACGCGGTGCTCGACGCATACCTGCGCGAAGATCCTTTCGCCCGCGTCGCCTGCGAAACGGTGGCCACGGGCGGACTCGTCTTCATCTTCGGGGAGATCAGCTCGAAGGCGCGCGTAGACGTGGCCAACATCGCGCGCCAGGTGATCCACGAAGTCGGCTATACGGATCCCGCGTACGGCTGCGACGCGACGTCGTGTGCCGTCCTCGTGTCGCTCAAGGAGCAGTCGCCAGACATCGCCATGGGTGTGGATCGTGCGTGGGAAGCGCGCGACCGAGGAGCGGAAGACGAAGCCGAGCGCATCGGGGCGGGAGACCAGGGTATGGTCTTCGGCTTCGCCGTAAACGAAACGCCGACGCTCATGCCGCTTCCTATCGACTTGGCCCACCGCCTCGCCCGTCGCCTGGCGGAGGTGCGGAAGAGCGGCCTTCTCGCGTACCTTCGTCCCGACGGAAAGACCCAGGTGACCGTAGAATACGAGGGCCATCGCCCCGTGCGTATCGATACGGTGGTCATCTCGGCCCAGCACGACCCCGACGTTCCGTACGAAGTGCTCAAGGAGGACCTGCTCGAGCACGTCGTGGGGCCGGTGATCCCCCGGGAATTCCTCGACGAGCGTACGCGCTTTTTCATCAACCCGACCGGGCGCTTCGTCATCGGGGGGCCTCAGGGAGATGCCGGCCTGACGGGACGCAAAGTGATCGTAGATACCTACGGCGGATACGCCCGCCACGGCGGCGGCGCGTTTTCCGGCAAGGATCCGACGAAGGTCGACCGGTCTGCGGCCTACGCCGCCCGCTACGTCGCCAAGAACATCGTCGCTGCAGGTCTTGCGGACCGCGCGGAGGTGCAGATTTCCTACGCCATCGGCGTGGCGCATCCCATTTCCATCCGCGTGGATACGTACGGCACCGGCCGCATTCCCGATGCGAAGCTCGTCGAGCTCGTGCGCGAACACTTCGACCTCCGCCCCGGCGCGATCATCCGCGACTTCGACCTGCGGAGGCCGATCTACCGGAACCTGGCGGCTTACGGGCACTTCGGCCGAGAGGACCTGGACGTCCCGTGGGAACGGACGGACCGCGCCGAGGTACTCCGCCGCGCGGCCGAGGCTTGGCTTTCGGCCCGTGGGGGTCGCTAA